One genomic region from Leptolyngbyaceae cyanobacterium JSC-12 encodes:
- a CDS encoding ABC-type phosphate transport system, periplasmic component (IMG reference gene:2510094051) has translation MLQQFIVTALKVILLLLIAAVSVDLPKAAIAAVQPSSLPSFQLPINVEKQTTVRIDGDSSMAVINQLLKEEYQRQFPGTQVEIAAEGTDIALQKLLKNEIDLAAIGRPLTVEEKAKGLIEIPLSDERIAVVVGHNNPFKGNLTVEQFVKIVRGEITDWAEVGGKPGAIRLIDRPAISDTRIALSRYGIFQNGGFSTGANAVQVETDDTATMIQQLGSDGIGYAIASQLVNQDKARIVKLVVMHEALPDDPLYPYAQPRGYAYKQSPDLAASSFLGVATAGIGQAAIDMAKTAEAQAVVEALNPLSKIGITKIADSDTSAYAQTFKAIPYWLRLVLPLGLLGLILQAILKWQERKPVTTSSTITESLSDRSSTLEEVHLSVIRI, from the coding sequence ATGCTTCAGCAATTCATCGTTACTGCCTTAAAAGTTATTCTGCTACTGCTAATTGCAGCAGTATCTGTTGATTTACCCAAAGCAGCGATCGCAGCAGTTCAGCCTTCTAGCTTGCCATCATTTCAGTTACCCATCAATGTTGAGAAGCAAACAACTGTACGAATTGATGGTGACAGCAGTATGGCTGTAATTAACCAGCTCTTAAAGGAAGAATATCAGCGGCAGTTTCCTGGGACTCAGGTAGAAATTGCTGCTGAGGGAACGGACATTGCCCTGCAAAAATTGTTGAAGAATGAAATCGACCTTGCTGCAATTGGCCGTCCGCTAACAGTTGAAGAAAAGGCAAAAGGGCTGATTGAAATTCCTCTCAGCGATGAGCGAATTGCAGTGGTTGTTGGACACAATAATCCCTTTAAAGGCAATCTTACCGTTGAGCAATTTGTCAAAATTGTGCGGGGTGAAATTACGGATTGGGCAGAAGTGGGTGGTAAACCAGGTGCTATTCGATTGATTGACCGTCCTGCTATCAGCGATACTCGAATTGCCTTGAGCCGATATGGCATTTTTCAAAATGGTGGCTTTTCAACAGGTGCTAATGCGGTTCAGGTTGAAACTGATGACACGGCTACTATGATTCAGCAACTTGGAAGCGACGGGATTGGATATGCGATCGCCAGCCAACTCGTAAACCAGGACAAAGCCCGGATTGTCAAACTCGTTGTTATGCACGAAGCGTTGCCTGATGATCCGCTCTATCCCTATGCTCAGCCCCGTGGTTATGCCTACAAACAATCACCCGATTTAGCTGCCAGTTCGTTTCTTGGGGTAGCTACAGCAGGTATTGGTCAGGCGGCTATTGATATGGCGAAGACTGCTGAAGCACAAGCTGTTGTTGAAGCGCTGAATCCCCTCTCTAAGATTGGTATTACGAAAATTGCAGATTCAGACACGTCTGCTTATGCTCAAACGTTCAAAGCAATTCCCTACTGGTTGCGGCTGGTATTACCTTTGGGGTTACTAGGGTTGATTTTGCAGGCCATCCTAAAGTGGCAGGAACGAAAACCTGTTACAACTTCATCTACGATTACTGAGTCACTGAGTGATCGCAGTTCAACACTTGAAGAGGTTCATCTCTCGGTTATACGCATTTGA